From the Drosophila suzukii chromosome 2 unlocalized genomic scaffold, CBGP_Dsuzu_IsoJpt1.0 scf_2c, whole genome shotgun sequence genome, one window contains:
- the LOC139354160 gene encoding uncharacterized protein — protein MQQHFWKRWSSEYLSLLQERSKWRVGGSNIKVGSIVLLKEENVPPLRWQLGCIQEVIPRGDGVIRVAMVRTATGLIKRAVAKLAVLPIDSEIVGTLPLPTGGVCSEQIAIA, from the coding sequence ATGCAacaacatttctggaaaaggtggagcagcgagtatttgtccctacttcaagagaggagcaagtggcgGGTCGGCGGgtctaacatcaaggttggaagcatagttttgctgaaggaggagaacgttccacccttgagatggcagcttgggtgcatccaggaagtcataccccgcggggacggagtcatccgagtagctatggtccgtacagctacgggtctgatcaagagagccgtcgccaaactagccgttctgcccatcgattccgagattgttggaaccttacctcttccaacggggggagtatgttcggagcagatcgccatcgcctag